A stretch of DNA from Halobacteriovorax sp. DA5:
GTTAGCAATAACAGTTAAACCACCACCGGCAACAGCACCTGCAACTAGGTTATACTTTGCAGAATCAGTTAGATCAACAAGTGTTCCTAGATATGTAAGAGCAGCGTTATCAGTAATAGCAGTAAGTGAAGTTGCACCTACGAAAAGAACAAAGTCACCAAGTTTAGATAGAATTGGTTGTAGCCACCAACCTTGTTGTCCACCAAGTGTAACAAGACCAGCTAAGAAGAAACCTACAAGAAGTGATTCTTTTAACTTTATTTCGTCTTGGTACTCTTTTGTAACAGTTGTGAAACCTAGGAAGAATAGGAATAAACCTAGGAAGAAAACCATATGGTGAGCAGAGAAAACAACTAATCCCATGAAGATGATATGAATTAAAGTCATCCACCAAGTTGGTGCCATCCAATTCTCATGCTTTTGTTTAATTTCAAGTTTGCCTTGTAGTTCATCTTTAAACATGAAAGCAATTATAAGAGTTCCAATAATGATCGAAATTGTTGCTTTGTAACCAAAGTTTGTAATCATGTGAACAAATCCCCAGTGCCATTTTGAAGCAACCATTAGAACAGGAGGTGCAGCAAAGTGAGAAAGTGTTCCACCAATTGAAACGTTTACAAAAAGTAGACCAATCGTTGCATACTTAAATTTTAAACTCATTTTCTCGTCTGAGAAGAAGTAGTCTAAAAGGATAAGAGCTGTAACTGTCATTGCAGCAGGTTCAGTAATGAAAGATCCTAGAATCGGCCCGATAATAAGAGCTGAAACGTAGAA
This window harbors:
- a CDS encoding putative Na+/H+ antiporter; the encoded protein is MNPTNLQLVGTILFACAILHTFLVSKIQHLAHKYPEGSMMENLLHFLGEVEAVFGMWAAAFIVYYSATQGFAVYDSAHQVVGGALKYLEKDVNYTEAAFVFVIMCMAGTRPIIMLAEKIIGMIAKLIPMPGKMAFYVSALIIGPILGSFITEPAAMTVTALILLDYFFSDEKMSLKFKYATIGLLFVNVSIGGTLSHFAAPPVLMVASKWHWGFVHMITNFGYKATISIIIGTLIIAFMFKDELQGKLEIKQKHENWMAPTWWMTLIHIIFMGLVVFSAHHMVFFLGLFLFFLGFTTVTKEYQDEIKLKESLLVGFFLAGLVTLGGQQGWWLQPILSKLGDFVLFVGATSLTAITDNAALTYLGTLVDLTDSAKYNLVAGAVAGGGLTVIANAPNPAGFGILKGTFGKDGINPGKLLLGALFPTILAMVMFQILPNLAK